A single region of the Plantactinospora soyae genome encodes:
- a CDS encoding PIG-L deacetylase family protein, which yields MMPLRLGAARSVVLLGAHPDDIEIGAGGLLLALGDVPGLRVHYVLLTGTPDRQAEARAAAGAFLPHARLSFALHDLPDGRVPARWGEAKQIVDAAASTLAADLVLAPTPDDAHQDHHTLAALVPTSFRDATVLYYEIPKWDGDLGRRNVYLPLTEERARRKVELLHAGYPSQKARDWWDDEVFLGLARLRGMECRSRYAEAFRCEKAVIEP from the coding sequence ATGATGCCGTTGCGACTGGGCGCGGCACGGTCCGTGGTGCTGCTCGGGGCACATCCGGACGACATCGAGATCGGCGCCGGAGGACTGCTGCTCGCCCTGGGCGACGTACCCGGACTGCGGGTGCACTACGTGCTGCTCACCGGAACACCGGATCGGCAGGCCGAGGCGCGGGCGGCGGCCGGGGCCTTCCTGCCGCACGCACGGCTGAGCTTCGCCCTGCACGACCTGCCGGACGGCCGGGTACCGGCCAGGTGGGGGGAGGCGAAGCAGATCGTCGACGCCGCCGCCTCGACGCTCGCGGCAGACCTGGTGCTGGCGCCCACCCCGGACGACGCCCACCAGGACCACCACACACTCGCCGCGCTCGTGCCCACGTCGTTCCGGGACGCGACGGTGTTGTACTACGAGATCCCCAAGTGGGACGGGGACCTGGGGCGGCGCAACGTCTACCTGCCGCTGACCGAGGAGCGGGCGCGCCGGAAGGTCGAGTTGCTGCACGCGGGCTACCCGTCCCAGAAGGCCCGGGACTGGTGGGACGACGAGGTGTTCCTCGGCCTGGCCCGGCTGCGGGGGATGGAGTGCCGGTCCCGGTACGCCGAGGCGTTCCGGTGTGAGAAAGCGGTGATCGAGCCATGA
- a CDS encoding glycosyltransferase family protein, translated as MKVVLFCGGLGMRMREDAASAPKPMAMIGDRPLLWHVMRYYAHFGHTDFILCLGYGAVAVKDYFLRYDETLSNDFSLSMDGRDVRLFSADITDWNITFIDTGLGASIGERLMRVRKYVEDEPMFLANYADTLTDAPLPEMIDRFRYTDAVASLLAVPVQSTHHVIDIDSADQVTRVRPIRELMQWENGGYFILRPEIFSVLRDGEDLVPHGFDRLLPDQRLIAQRYTGFWRAADTFKDRAELEQLYHSARCPWMLWDANRSRGRRPALEPVLAGTRASGPAGAPRDLGLTG; from the coding sequence ATGAAGGTGGTCCTGTTCTGCGGCGGCCTCGGCATGCGGATGCGCGAGGACGCGGCGTCCGCACCCAAGCCGATGGCGATGATCGGTGACCGGCCCCTGCTCTGGCACGTGATGCGGTACTACGCGCACTTCGGGCACACAGACTTCATCCTCTGCCTCGGCTACGGCGCCGTCGCGGTCAAGGACTACTTCCTCCGGTACGACGAGACGCTCTCGAACGACTTCAGCCTCTCGATGGACGGTCGGGACGTACGGCTGTTCTCCGCTGACATCACCGACTGGAACATCACCTTCATCGACACCGGCCTCGGCGCCAGCATCGGCGAGCGGCTGATGCGGGTCCGCAAGTACGTCGAGGACGAGCCGATGTTCCTGGCCAACTACGCGGACACCCTCACCGACGCGCCGCTGCCGGAGATGATCGACCGGTTCCGGTACACCGACGCGGTGGCGAGCCTGCTCGCCGTACCGGTGCAGTCGACCCACCACGTGATCGACATCGACTCCGCCGACCAGGTCACCCGGGTACGCCCGATCCGCGAGCTGATGCAGTGGGAGAACGGCGGCTACTTCATCCTGCGTCCGGAGATCTTCTCCGTGCTGCGCGACGGTGAGGACCTGGTCCCGCACGGCTTCGACCGGCTGCTGCCGGACCAGCGGCTGATCGCCCAGCGCTACACCGGCTTCTGGCGGGCCGCCGACACCTTCAAGGACCGGGCCGAGTTGGAGCAGCTCTACCATTCGGCCCGCTGCCCGTGGATGCTCTGGGACGCCAACCGGAGCCGAGGACGTAGGCCGGCCCTGGAGCCGGTACTCGCCGGGACCCGCGCGTCCGGCCCTGCCGGTGCACCCCGGGACCTGGGGCTGACCGGCTGA
- a CDS encoding class I SAM-dependent methyltransferase encodes MTVAKCRLCTAALTETFVDLGMSPLCESYLPADRLDSAETFYPLHVRICANCLLVQLPAYVSGEEIFSDYAYFSSYSDSWVAHAKRYADAMAEALDLGPQSLVTEVASNDGYLLQHFVARGVPVLGVEPAGNIAEVARGRGIRTEIRFLGAASGAELADRYGRADLVAANNVYAHVPDIVDFTAGLAALVKPTGLVTCEIPHLLRLIERRQYDTIYHEHYQYLTLRTAQRALATAGLIVIDVDELSSHGGSLRVHARPAAAAGEPSGNVKSVLDAETEAGLHSLAGHLGFADAVFDIKRELLDFLLTARAQGRRVVGYGAPGKGNTLLNHCAIRSDLLEYTVDRSPHKQGRFLPGTHIPIHPPERIAEDRPDYVLVLPWNLRTEISAQLAYIRHWGGRLVFPIPALEVV; translated from the coding sequence ATGACCGTTGCCAAATGCCGGCTGTGTACCGCGGCATTGACCGAAACGTTTGTCGACCTGGGGATGTCTCCACTCTGCGAGAGTTATCTGCCCGCGGATCGACTCGATTCGGCCGAAACTTTCTATCCGTTGCACGTACGCATCTGTGCGAACTGTCTGCTCGTGCAACTTCCGGCGTACGTGTCCGGTGAGGAGATATTCTCCGACTACGCCTATTTCTCGTCCTATTCCGACTCCTGGGTGGCGCACGCCAAGCGGTACGCCGACGCCATGGCCGAAGCGCTCGACCTGGGGCCGCAGAGCCTGGTGACCGAGGTGGCGAGCAACGACGGCTACCTGTTGCAGCACTTCGTCGCCCGGGGCGTGCCGGTGCTCGGGGTGGAGCCGGCCGGCAACATCGCCGAGGTGGCCCGGGGCCGGGGGATCCGGACCGAGATCCGGTTCCTGGGCGCGGCCAGTGGTGCCGAACTGGCCGACCGGTACGGCCGGGCCGACCTGGTCGCGGCCAACAACGTGTACGCGCACGTACCCGACATCGTCGACTTCACCGCCGGACTGGCCGCGCTGGTCAAGCCGACCGGCCTGGTCACCTGCGAGATCCCGCACCTGCTGCGGCTGATCGAACGCCGGCAGTACGACACCATCTACCACGAGCACTACCAGTACCTCACCCTGCGTACCGCCCAGCGTGCGCTGGCCACCGCCGGCCTGATCGTGATCGACGTGGACGAACTCTCCTCGCACGGCGGGTCGCTGCGGGTGCACGCCCGACCGGCCGCCGCCGCGGGGGAGCCGTCCGGCAACGTCAAGTCCGTACTGGACGCCGAGACCGAGGCCGGGCTGCACAGCCTGGCCGGACACCTCGGCTTCGCCGACGCGGTCTTCGACATCAAGCGGGAACTGCTCGACTTCCTGCTCACCGCCCGGGCCCAGGGCCGGCGGGTGGTCGGCTACGGCGCCCCGGGCAAGGGCAACACCCTGCTCAACCACTGTGCGATCCGGTCCGACCTGCTGGAGTACACGGTCGACCGGAGTCCGCACAAGCAGGGCCGCTTCCTTCCGGGTACGCACATCCCGATCCATCCTCCGGAGCGGATCGCCGAGGACCGTCCCGACTACGTCCTCGTGCTGCCGTGGAACCTGCGTACCGAGATCTCCGCCCAGCTGGCCTACATACGGCACTGGGGTGGCCGGCTGGTCTTTCCGATCCCGGCTCTCGAGGTGGTCTGA
- a CDS encoding NAD-dependent epimerase/dehydratase family protein: MRVLVTGHHGYLGGVLTPMLRAAGHDVTGLDTDYYLDCLLGPPPPDVPTIRLDLRDVGPEHLAGFDAVCHLAALCNDPIGNLNPELTYEINHRATLRLARAAKAAGVTRFLFSSSCSLYGAGTDDRPLDEEAGFAPVTPYGESKIRAEQDLAGLADDDFSPVFLRNATAYGFSPRLRGDLVVNDLTAHALLTGEVRLLSDGSAWRPLVHAEDICAAFLALLEAPREQVHGQAYNIGVSTENYLIRDVAELVAEVVPGSRVTFAGGASPDARNYRVSCDLVTARVPGFRPRWTVRKGIEELVEAYQRHGLTIEAFRSERHQRLRQIRALTDAGRLDTELRWSTR; encoded by the coding sequence GTGCGTGTTCTCGTAACCGGCCATCATGGTTACCTCGGCGGCGTACTCACCCCGATGCTGCGCGCGGCCGGACACGACGTGACCGGCCTGGACACCGATTACTACCTGGACTGTCTACTTGGTCCGCCGCCACCGGACGTACCCACGATCCGACTCGACCTGCGGGACGTCGGGCCCGAGCACCTCGCCGGATTCGACGCGGTGTGCCATCTCGCCGCCCTCTGCAACGATCCGATCGGCAACCTCAACCCGGAACTGACCTACGAGATCAACCACCGGGCGACGCTCCGGCTGGCCAGGGCCGCCAAGGCCGCCGGGGTCACCCGGTTCCTCTTCTCCTCCTCGTGCAGCCTCTACGGGGCCGGCACCGACGACCGGCCGTTGGACGAGGAGGCCGGCTTCGCGCCGGTCACCCCGTACGGCGAGTCGAAGATCCGCGCCGAGCAGGACCTCGCCGGGCTCGCCGACGACGACTTCTCCCCGGTGTTCCTGCGCAACGCCACCGCGTACGGCTTCTCGCCCCGGCTCCGGGGTGACCTGGTGGTCAACGACCTCACCGCACACGCACTGCTCACCGGCGAGGTCCGGCTGCTCTCCGACGGCTCCGCCTGGCGTCCGCTGGTGCACGCCGAGGACATCTGCGCGGCCTTCCTGGCGCTGCTGGAGGCGCCCCGGGAGCAGGTGCACGGCCAGGCGTACAACATCGGGGTCAGTACCGAGAACTACCTGATCCGCGACGTCGCCGAGCTGGTCGCCGAGGTGGTGCCCGGATCGCGGGTCACCTTCGCCGGTGGCGCGTCGCCGGACGCCCGCAACTACCGGGTCAGCTGTGACCTGGTGACGGCGCGGGTGCCGGGCTTCCGTCCCCGCTGGACTGTGCGCAAGGGGATCGAGGAGCTGGTCGAGGCGTACCAGCGGCACGGGCTGACCATCGAGGCGTTCCGGAGCGAGCGGCACCAGCGACTGCGTCAGATCCGGGCGCTCACCGACGCCGGCCGGCTCGACACCGAGCTGCGCTGGAGTACCCGGTGA
- a CDS encoding class I SAM-dependent methyltransferase, protein MTDAGTPAGVRRSVHRCAACGRHDLVPFADLGEIPVFCGVHWASRAEALASPLGRMWLAYCPECGYVRNLAFDPDVLVYDTTMDTNLHHSPAFGAFSAELVKHLAERYPLRGGTVLDIGCGQGEFLRELCSVANCRGLGYDAMYAGTVGPDPSGAVFHSGPAPLNDGTPAFDLVTSRHWFEHLDDPFGFLVRLRELAGTRPVYGYLEVPDAAYDLATAGWEVIYPHVSYFDGYSLCRIAQRAGWRVTDTGRLFSGMFRFVEISVNAPGPVPGSGLSGAALPGLADRERQLTSIAGFAGRHAAERKRWRDTIDRLIADGDRPVLWGAGSRGVQFLHLADPDRRLAAVVDVNPRKWGRYLPVTGHEVTAPATLVGSDTRSVIITNPAYRDEIDAALRQLGVTATLLVA, encoded by the coding sequence GTGACCGATGCCGGTACACCGGCCGGGGTACGGCGGTCGGTCCACCGCTGTGCCGCCTGCGGACGTCACGACCTGGTCCCCTTCGCCGACCTGGGCGAGATCCCGGTGTTCTGCGGTGTGCACTGGGCGAGTCGGGCCGAGGCACTGGCCAGCCCGCTCGGGCGGATGTGGCTGGCGTACTGCCCGGAATGCGGGTACGTGCGCAACCTCGCGTTCGATCCGGACGTTCTGGTCTACGACACCACCATGGACACCAACCTGCACCACTCGCCCGCGTTCGGAGCCTTCTCGGCGGAACTGGTCAAGCACCTCGCTGAGCGGTACCCGCTGCGCGGCGGCACCGTCCTCGACATCGGCTGCGGCCAGGGCGAGTTCCTCCGTGAGCTGTGTTCCGTGGCGAACTGCCGGGGTCTCGGCTACGACGCGATGTACGCCGGCACGGTCGGCCCCGACCCGTCGGGCGCGGTCTTCCACAGCGGGCCGGCGCCACTGAACGACGGCACCCCGGCGTTCGACCTCGTCACCTCCCGGCACTGGTTCGAGCACCTCGACGACCCGTTCGGCTTCCTCGTCCGGCTGCGCGAACTCGCCGGGACCAGACCGGTGTACGGCTACCTCGAGGTGCCGGACGCCGCCTACGACCTGGCCACCGCCGGCTGGGAGGTGATCTATCCGCACGTCTCCTACTTCGACGGGTACTCGCTGTGCCGGATCGCCCAGCGGGCCGGCTGGCGGGTGACGGACACCGGGCGGCTCTTCTCCGGCATGTTCCGGTTCGTGGAGATCTCGGTCAACGCTCCCGGACCGGTACCCGGGAGCGGGTTGTCCGGGGCGGCGCTGCCCGGCCTCGCGGACCGGGAGCGGCAGCTCACCTCGATCGCCGGCTTCGCCGGGCGGCACGCCGCCGAGCGGAAGCGCTGGCGCGACACCATCGACCGGCTGATCGCCGACGGCGACCGGCCGGTGCTCTGGGGTGCCGGCTCGCGCGGGGTGCAGTTCCTGCACCTGGCCGACCCGGACCGCCGGCTGGCGGCGGTGGTGGACGTCAACCCGCGCAAGTGGGGCCGGTACCTGCCGGTGACCGGGCACGAGGTGACCGCCCCGGCGACCCTCGTCGGTTCGGACACCCGCTCGGTCATCATCACGAACCCGGCCTACCGCGACGAGATCGACGCCGCCCTTCGCCAGCTCGGCGTGACTGCCACGCTGCTGGTCGCCTGA
- a CDS encoding glycosyltransferase family 2 protein, which yields MEPAPRVTLGVPLYNAERYLEDCLDALLAQDYPDFEIIISDNASTDRTWEICEAYAARDARIRLYRNPRNFGGHVNYARVVELARGELFKWVAYDDVCLPAYLRTCVAALDAAGPQAVLSYPRTVLIDEAGEVIGPYADRLDLRDRRPWRRVAGVARNINLCHAHFGVFRMSALRRTGMIRPFLSSDYTLIAEVARLGEIHEVDQPLFLRRMHGGSTRQAEGATAASALAWYGQAGRRVRAPRMRMLAETLRMLSTGSEPLGTRISSAAAFLATWWARRVRVRLGRLRRSVVRRIRASTAKGNA from the coding sequence ATGGAGCCAGCGCCCCGGGTGACTCTGGGCGTCCCCCTCTACAACGCCGAGCGCTATCTCGAAGACTGCCTCGACGCGCTGCTCGCCCAGGACTACCCCGACTTCGAGATCATCATCAGCGACAACGCGTCGACCGACCGGACCTGGGAGATCTGCGAGGCGTACGCGGCGCGGGACGCCCGGATCCGGCTCTACCGCAACCCGCGCAACTTCGGCGGCCACGTCAACTACGCCCGGGTGGTCGAGCTGGCCCGGGGCGAGTTGTTCAAGTGGGTGGCGTACGACGACGTCTGCCTGCCGGCGTACCTGCGCACCTGCGTGGCTGCCCTGGACGCCGCCGGCCCACAGGCTGTGCTCTCCTATCCCCGTACCGTGCTGATCGACGAGGCCGGCGAGGTGATCGGCCCGTACGCCGACCGGCTGGACCTGCGTGATCGGCGACCGTGGCGCCGGGTCGCCGGAGTGGCGAGGAACATCAACCTCTGCCACGCGCACTTCGGCGTCTTCCGGATGTCCGCGCTGCGCCGGACCGGCATGATCCGCCCTTTCCTCTCCTCGGACTACACGCTGATCGCCGAGGTGGCCCGGCTCGGCGAGATCCACGAGGTCGACCAGCCGCTGTTCCTGCGCCGCATGCACGGCGGCTCCACCCGGCAGGCCGAGGGCGCGACGGCGGCCTCGGCGCTGGCCTGGTACGGACAGGCGGGGCGGCGGGTCCGGGCACCCCGGATGCGGATGCTCGCCGAGACGCTCCGGATGCTCTCCACCGGCTCCGAGCCGCTGGGCACCCGGATCAGCTCCGCGGCGGCCTTCCTCGCCACCTGGTGGGCCCGCCGGGTCCGGGTCCGGCTCGGGCGGCTGCGCCGCAGCGTGGTCCGCCGGATCCGGGCCAGTACGGCAAAGGGCAACGCCTGA